The Salvia miltiorrhiza cultivar Shanhuang (shh) chromosome 1, IMPLAD_Smil_shh, whole genome shotgun sequence genome has a window encoding:
- the LOC131006919 gene encoding N-terminal acetyltransferase A complex catalytic subunit NAA10, translated as MVCIRKATVDDLLAMQACNLFCLPENYQMKYYFYHILSWPQLLYVAEDYNGKIVGYVLAKMEEETTECHGHITSLAVLRTHRKLGLATKLMTAAQNAMEQVYGAEYVSLHVRKSNRAAFNLYTETLGYKIHDVEAKYYADGEDAYDMRKQLKGRKHHHHHHHHHHHGGGCCSADAKSDEKPGSAETKAE; from the exons ATGGTGTGCATAAGGAAAGCCACAGTCGATGATCTGCTGGCTATGCAGGCATGCAATCTGTTCTGCTTGCCGGAGAACTACCAGATGAAGTACTACTTCTACCACATCCTTTCGTGGCCGCAGCTTCTCTACGTCGCCGAGGATTACAACGGAAAAATTGTCGGCTATGTTCTTGCCAAGATGGAGGAGGAGACCACCGAGTGCCACGGCCACATCACCTCCCTCGCCGTCCTCAGAACTCACCGCAAACTCGGCCTTGCCACCAAACTCATGACTGCTGCTCAGAACGCCATGGAACAG GTGTATGGGGCAGAGTATGTTTCACTTCATGTTAGGAAAAGTAACAGAGCTGCTTTTAATTTGTACACCGAAACATTAGGATACAAGATCCATGATGTGGAGGCCAAATATTATGCTGATGGAGAAGATGCTTATGATATGAGAAAACAATTAAAGGGTAGAAagcatcaccaccaccaccaccatcaccaccaccatGGCGGTGGGTGTTGTTCTGCAGATGCTAAGTCAGATGAGAAGCCCGGATCAGCAGAAACCAAAGCAGAGTGA